Genomic DNA from Salvia miltiorrhiza cultivar Shanhuang (shh) chromosome 1, IMPLAD_Smil_shh, whole genome shotgun sequence:
TTACCTATTTTCAGAGTCTACTTCGATGAAAATTACAAGCATCGATCGGAATCAACAAAATCGCAACCAAACCTCCCTTCTTCTTCGATGATTTGCCCTCTGAAACTTTGAGTTTTCGAATGGAATAAAATAAACTCTTCATCTGCTCTATTTGCATAGAAACCCCGCGCATTGTGGCTGGGGTGGTGGGGCCCAgcgaaaaaaatatatatattaagtgaACGGCGTTAAAACGCCCGTTTCACCCTAGGACCTAATTGCACCCTTTTTCCGAGACTTTGGGGAGGTCAACAcgctttgaccgagtatgggggctaaaagctctagggggtgtagttcaggggtatctgcacctttgccctttaAAAAATAGAGCATATAatgcttatatttataaaaaataacatttttCGTATATAACTTAAAAGAATAAGACATCTTAAATTTTCTCTTTTCAGTATCTCAATTTTGTAACTTGTAGCATTCTAATTGACAACTCACACTGAATTAGTTATTCACATTATGATTCATTCGACTTTCATCGATCTATGGACTATGGGTACAGGGTACTAATAATACTGTAGCGATTACGGCATGAAAAACTGAATGGTTAATATTACGTTCGTATCATTTTAATCGATTACTAAAAAAGAACTATGACGTATATAGTACCTTGTAATTTTCAATAATATTATTGTTTACAATTTAACTTGTAGAAACCGTAAGTAAATGcaagtaaaagaaaaaagatttcAATCAAAGAATGCACGAAACATTTGAGAGTTTTTGTTTTAAGCAAGCAAACAAACAAACCGCCATATTGTTTAACATTGGTAGGAAATAGAGAATTTGAGAAAACCGTACTCCCTGCTACATTTATTGTACTTTGCAATGAATAGCTACTGATCACTCATCACCGACTCATTCACCTCAACACAAACATCCATTCTTGATTTTTCTTCTCGTGATTCAGATGTTAGGGGCTTCTCCATCTCCATTGCTCTTCACCCCAAGATGTCACCCAATAATTCCCCTCTATCCTTCATCCAACAAATTCAAGAACCCATTTTCTATTTCCTTTTCTCGCTCATTCTCCAACAAGAACTTCAAAATCACCCCTGCGAAGAAGGATCCGGCTCCCGATTTGGGGCCCCACAGCAATAAAATCCTAGGTAAAAATCAGATCTTTTTATCCCTTTTCTATGTGGGTTTTtgcttattttatatgtgctgTGGTGTTTATGTTCAGATGATGAAAATGGCGGTGAGGAGGTGGATTTTGGGTGGTTGCCTGCATTTCCCCATGTTTTAACTGCTTCCATGTCCAATTTTCTCTTTGGTTATCATATTGGGTAAGGTGTTTTAGATCCTTTTTTGTGGCATAACTGTATTTGTTGTGTGTAGCTTCTTGTCACTTGGTTGACCTCTTCACCGTAGCTAATTTTagctttttttaaataaaaaaaagaagagaactTGGTAGACCATTGAATTTAGCATGAGGAGTGCATATCTGCTTTTGATTTATCACGACATTCGCCTAATAGGATTACTGGATGTTGCTGTGATCTCATTATGGTGCAGTGTAATGAATGGCCCTATTGTGTCTATAGCCAAAGAGCTTGGGTTTGAAGCAAATTCCTTTCTTGAGGGACTTGTGGTTAGTATATTCATCGGTGGTGCATTTATTGGAAGCATAAGCTGCGGCTACCTAGTTGATAAACTTGGCTATTGCCGCACCTTCCAACTTGTTACTATTCCCCTTGTTTTAGGTGCAATTGTAAGGTCAGTTTTCTCAGACAGTATTCATTGAATTAAGCATGATTTCATATTGTTCTAATCGTGAATATTGCTCGAATCATTCACAAATTACCATAGGGACATGTTCTGGTATCATATATGGTACTTCAAAAGTTTTATAAAGGTGCATCTGGCCATTTATGctgccaaaaagaaaaaagaaagaaacaaagtAACTGCCATATGAGAAACAAATTTGTTGAGCACCCGATATTACATAAATGATTCATATTAGGCTTTTCAAATATGCACGAGAGCATTTAATCATAAGATTGGAATATTACATGAGAAAACCAATAAATCAAACCACTAGAATCTTGAATCTAATTGATAGGGAATTCATGTTATGAATGATCATAGATGATAATAGTCTCGGATGATTATGCAGTGCGCAAGCACATTCCCTGGAGGAAATACTCTTTGGAAGATTTCTAGTGGGCCTTGGTATTGGGGTGAACACAGTACTTGTCCCCATTTATATTTCAGAGGTAAGGTTAGCATTTTTCATTATTAAAGCTACAATAAAATGATTTTCCATGTGTACCTTCATGCTACCACTTTTCATTGGAAAGGTTTGAGGCCCCTTGTAGCCCCAGACCAAATAAATGATTCTTGTCTCGCGAAGTATAATAACCTGCCCACCTGAGTTTTACTTTACAGTGCTGAAGTTTAATAGCTTTACCATGGATTTCCACTTCTGCTGTTAACTTCTTCATTGCTTTATAGGTTGCCCCAACAAACTTTAGGGGTTTATTGGGGACCTTTTCTCAGATCGGGACATGCCTTGGAATCATAGTTTCACTATTTCTAGCTATTCCTTCAGAAAATGATCCCCATTGGTAAGCATTCACGGGCATGCATCTTCATTGGTGCTAGAGGACTACATCCAAATGTAACGTTCTTTAGAAGCTTGCGTTAATAACTATTTGAGGAGTAACTACAAGAGGAAAATGGCAACAAGTACTTTGGGGTTAAATCAAGGGGTAAAGAAGTAGTCTTGCTATTAACGAAATATGAGATGTTATCCATGTGGAATTATAATCCTTCTTTTGTACTTGTAATTATCAGGTGGAGAATAATATTATACGTGGCTAGTGTACCTGGGATTGCTCTTGCACTTGGCATGCAGTTTGCAGTTGACAGCCCTTGCTGGCTATGTAAAGTATGACATAATGTTCTCTTTGTCTGTCCGTGTGATTAGATTCAGATGCCTCTTTAATCTCATGCTTATAACTTTGTACTTTTTGAGAAACTTTGTAGGCAGGGAGAGTTGATGATGCTAAAGAAGTTATACGTAACCTCTGGGGGGCATCTAAAGTCGATCGAGCTATTGAAGAAATTCAGTCTGTGATCAGATGCGATGGTGCTGATTTAGATAGCAGTTGGTTGGATCTAATTGAGGAGCCCCACTTTAGAGGTGGTACCAAGGTGTATTTTCATTTCTTGTTTGGCAATGTATGCACTTGTGTTCTTGAGAACTTGCTAATTATCGTTTGTGGAATTAACTATTGAGTATGTTCTCTGGCTGTGGCTGCAGTTGCTTCCATCGGAGGTGCCCTTTTTATATTGCAGCAGTTTGCTGGCATAAATGGGGTTCTATATTTTTCATCGTTGACTTTTCAAGACGCTGGAATCTCAAGCAGCGCTTTAGCAAGTTTATTTGTCGGACTTACGAACTTTGCAGGTCTAGACTCTACCAAATGTGTCGGGTTTGCATATTACTACATAAAGGCCTCAATTTTCTGTTATGCTCTGATTTTCAGGTGCAATATGTGCATCATATTTGATGGACAAGCAAGGGAGACAAGTGCTTCTGATTGGAAGTTACCTCGGAATGGTATCTAATTAAAATGTGACAAAACTAGCATATTTTTTATAGGCACTTAAGTGTAAATGTCTATTGCAGAGGACGATGCCCCGAGTAGATGAAAATGTTGCTATGTTGAAATAcgagataaaaaaattaaaaagtcttTTAAATGTATAGCTATCTAAAAACAATGTTATATGACCTAATCACCCTCTGGGATTGGTTTTTCAAGGGTGCTAGTTAGTTTCACACACAAACAGCATACAAGCATTTACGTATCTGTTTTTTTGCAGGCTATGTCTATGTTTGTCACAGCCGGGGCCACCAGCTTTCCTGTTGACTCAGAGATCAGTAGCAACTTATCAATATTGGGCACTATCATGTATGTCCACTAACAAAATACAACAAGTAAAAAACCAGATATTGCTATATAACATCCTATTCTATGCGATTATTTGCCTTCCTATTTTTTCATGCATTCCACCTTCGTTTCCATGTTAACTGTGCGGTTGAATTCTCTGTTGCCCTTAACTAATTGGCAATTTCTTGACACTTCTGCTAGATGTATCAATATAAGATTACATGGAACAGAAGAGTGATATTAGTTATAATTTGAAATCAAATATACTTAAATCTATTATTTCAACATGTTACACTGTGATTATCCTCCAACTCAGTTCTTTGATGATGTCATGATTGAGGTGGGGATCAATATAATCCAAGGCATAATTTTAGTTGATGATTGTAGACTTTGAATACAATTTAAAGAATCCAATCTTGGAAATGAGGTCTCCAAAAATGAAGTTTAATGCATGTCATTTTTGGTTATTGTAGGTACATATTCTGCTTTGCCATTGGAGCCGGTCCAGTAACTGGGCTTATTATTCCAGAACTTAGCAGCAGCAGGACACGAGGGAAAATCATGGGCTTCAGTTTCTCTGTTCACTGGGTATGTATCCAACTTCAGAAATATTATTACCTCCATACAAGTGCATTTTACTTTGTGTGATAGGGTAGACATGtgatttgagtatttgaagcaTTGTAATTGATCAATCTATTATAGTAAATGGTAGATTGTCTATATTATATTTATCTATCCTATCACTCAAAGCAAACACCTCACAAGAGTAGAATATGAATCTCCTCTATTTTTGGATTAAAATGAATGACCTCTAGGTGTTAAATCCTTGACTAATCAGGTGTTCAACTTCTTGGTGGGCCTGTTtttccttgaattggtggaGAAGTTTGGTTTGGGTCCAGTTTACGCAGGCTTCGGTGGCGTTTCTTTGCTAGCAGCTTCATTCGCTTACTATTTTATAGTTGAAACTAAAGGGCGATCGCTCGAAGAAATCGAGATGTCACTGAGGAATAAATGGTAGCTGAGATGATCAATCCACTTATCTCTACTTGTAAATTCGaccttattcatcattttcacaaTATACTATGTTAACTGACATCGATTTCAGTTCGAAAATTCCCGAAAAATGTGAGCCATATGTTATAAATTCTTAGATATTGCGAAATCCTCGAATCTTTGTAAGCCACCCTATTTCAATTTCTATTTGTTGGCATTATTTTCGAGTTGAATGCCAATTTTCTGACTTTTGGGTCAAGCTTTGAGCGCGGAGAGTTTAGAATGAATCAtgaaattttagaaagaaaaaagcaTTTGTACAAAAGTTTCATGATACGCCCGTTGACATAaagtgtttggctaagcttattttaaataaGCTTAGGGCATTCACAAATAGAGAGCCAAGGTGGGCTCTTAAATGTGGTTCCCACTATTTAAGAGTCCACCCTTCATAATGGGAGATAGGGCTGTGAACGAGTCGAGCCAAGCTGAATACTAGCAGGTTCGAGCTctgctcgtttaaatattcggatGTTCGAGCttggctcgagctcgattcgagcttttatcttgatgatcaaGCTCGGCTCGTCATCCACTTACCaagctcgagttcggctcgggtgatgttcgataatgtcgaattcgagcttgagctcgttagatgttcgtatatatgatgttcaagcttgaatttgttataaatataagaaaattttcttaattaatatgttattcgagcttgagttcgactcgtttaaggttCGTGCATTAACttgattgaaggctcgactgaaggttcgtgaacaggctcgcgaacaatcgaatccaaacatgttcgcgagctcaacgagccgagcactgtcaggctcCAGGTCAGCTCGATAAAAatctcgagctcgactcgtttatTATCAATTCGAGCTCCGAATGAGTTTTTTTCGAGTCGAATCACGAATAGCTTGCGAGTAACTCTGTTCATTTACAATCCTAATGGGAGAGCCACACCCCCAActcttaaattttgattttcattttatatttaattttaatgtttattttcaattaattttaacaccatatttaataatataaatttcattaaaattaaaatttaattctaCATTAATTGatattaaaaattacatttacaataaaataaagtcCTAAATTACTTCAATtttaaaaagcataaaaaaatattcaatcttattacaaaaaataaaatctttattacGAAAAGAATTGAGAAGCTATATAATACAAATAACAAATTAAAGTTGAATACAGTAAtgcttataaaattattattacatataaaattataaaaaataaaatagaatagaagaatttattatttataatacttACAGGTTCTTGAGAGTTGAGACTTGAggcttatttttaaaatttataagttttgtttaaaatcttattttgtgaaacactttgaaggaacttgttataagctcttaaacaagtTAAGCTgttttaaaaagcttataagctcaccCAAACAACCTCTATAATACTCCGAACTTTATAGACATAAATCAATTTACGTTAAATACACCAGCAATGATGAGTAAACTTTGGCATACAAACACTGCTCATACATTAAAATCTCATGTTAAATCAGCAGCAATAGACAAcccataagcataaagtcttatgTCAATTGTTTCAAATTCCAAtttgattttcaaaattcaatccTAATGATTTCAATTCTATATGTGAGATAGTGAATTCTGCAATACCATGCCTAGGTCTTGAATCAAGACAAAAGCTACAAAGAAAGAGGCAAGAGAGAATAATAAACCAAAATTGTAGAATCTGATTTACTACAAAACATGTCCAAAATTTCATTTAGAGAAATCTTTCAACCAATTTTCTGGAAACACATGTTGCAAGAAAAAAACAACCAAAATTCTTTCTGGGTGGCGTACTCACAGGTCTTGCACACTTAAACCTGAAAACAAAGTGAAAGAAGAGTTAATTTTTAAGAATTTAACACATGGGAAAAgttggggaaaaaaaaaagctatGCTGGGACACAAGTCACACAACCAATGTGCAATGAtaataattaagttaatttttgAGTATTTAAGTATCTCACTCATTTTTCCTATGAATAAAAAGATGGGACACAGCCAATGTGCATTGATAATAATTAAGTTTCTTATAGAAGCATAAGCCAACATATTTTAAATCCATATGAAGTATATCAAGTAGTCATTGATCACATTCTTCCACAAGAACGAAACTAGAAATACAAATGACACCAAGATGTTTGAGATCAAAATCCCCTAAAATACATACAAAGACAAAAAATCAACTAAGTAATGAAGTTCAAACAGAAAACAACATACCAGGAGGAAGGGACTGCTTCAATTTGTCAGCTTTCTCCGGATCAAACACACAGAGGGTGTACAAGTACTTTGAGCACCTAACCTTGAACTTAACCACCTCTTTGCTTCTCTTGATCTTCACAGAACGTGCATCCTTCCTTCTAGCTGTCAGAAGGAAATCCTTTatctcatgaatctgcttcgGCTGCAAATTACATAGCAGAACACAACAAGAGTTAAAACAATTGTTCCATGCACAAACCTAATCAGTCGAACCACTCAACACTTTGCTCCTAACAGTAGTTCTATCTTCATTGTAGCTCAGTCTACAATTTTTCGGAAAGAAACAATAGAAGTGCTTTGATATGCCATGCAACAGAAATCAACAACTTCAAAACATACAAACAAGACTCTTAACTATGGCTGTCAAGCCCAATGTTTTAAACAGGTCAACACGTGATAATATAGTAACAAATTTCACTAATCGAGTTGCCAAGTTAGGAAATGTACACATTCACATAATTCCACTGGAGCTTTGGAGACATTATTTACCAAATTATGGTGCATTCGAAGCCAAACTAATAATTAAGAGATAGAACCATGGCTGTCTATTATATCTTATCTTCCTAGGTCACCAAGAAACAAATATGAATAAACAACACATCTGGTACATGCAATCAAAGCCTAAAAACAGAAATTGAGGAAATTCGAGTTGTTTCATAACATAGAAAGTACATACTTCAAAAACATTAGTAACTAAGAAATGTATTAGTTCCTCTAGCAAAAACGAAACAGTAACAAAAATTCAACAAAATGCACAATTCACAAGTTTCTAAATTAAACAAGATTTTCTAgtaatttagaaaatataaagaGACTATTACAGGGTACCGGATTTGTTTTCTCCGCAGACACAGAAATGGCATACCAGAAACACATAGACAATTACAAGAAAATGTAAAATAGCGTAAAATGCATAACAATCAACATAAAGAAAATTATCAGATTTTATTTACGCAGAAACTAAAACAGAGAAACAAACCAAAAACTAAAACCATTAATCACAATACTCCAGCTTGATTACGAGCTAAAGCAACAATCTAATGAATTAGCTAACAATTCAAACGATACAAAAAGATCCAAGGTTTAGAAACAGTTTACCATTTTAGCAGATGGAATCGTGCAGACCGACGAGCAAGCTCCAAACCCTGAGGCGCTGTTCTGAACAAATGTAGATTTATACGTACGTCAATTGCGATCTAAAGCCCTAATGGGCTTAAATTCATTAGCAAGTTGCTTTCGTGTTCGGCCcataatatttttcattttaccTGCTTCAGGGCCGGCCCTAAGGGCGGGCGGGCGGGCATGCGCGATGTCCCATGGCCCCAAAAAATTGAGGgcccaattttttaatatattccATTAATTATAGGTTTTAtgtatatttaaaaatttaaataacctaatttattgtcaaaaattcaaagttcaatttaaaatcaatttcaaattaatttgatgataattttgtaaaataattttgagggcccaaaattttaaatatatctcattaattataaactttatatatactaaaaaatattGGGCAATATAACttattgtcaaatttatattatattaaaacttcaaagttcaaatcgaaatataaaattatactgACAATGCCAGTTATTGACATACTGTTATACTAAAAGGAGcttctcaattttaaaatcgtTGAAAACGCATTTGAGATCGTCAATGTCCCTAGAGagattgaatgatttgacaatatttatatatataagctcaaccactttcaaaaatagtaagttatgttttcctgtcaaaaatcaccttactatttttgtttttattttttttatcaatttcgtTTACactagataataataataataataataataataataataataataataataataataataataataataataataataataaattcatacaaaaacgtactaaaaatttaataaatgtaaatcatattagaaattctatttttaagatatatatatattatatatatatatataattatttatctacaaatttatattttaagctaaagagttctaaaatgaacaaatataagtttaatctttgtaattgcattaaattgttataataaaaaatataaatataaaaatattaatatatagtaaaaatatgaaaaaataaaataaaataaacaaattttaaaatgttatgatCCTTGATCatgacaaaatttaaatttcatctttgctaggttgtatttgttaattttatcaaaatacaaattttaaaattaaactatattttcattaaatatatatatatatatatatatatataaaatagatatagatataatatattaacacactcacacacacacacacacacacatatatatatatatatatatattagtactgtgtatatttcagtagaaattttgtataagttattttaatataatgtgtatatattatatcatctttaattttgtcatgtatgaacgaaattaaaattcagggaAAATTCCGGAATGAGCTAaagtttttgtatttatattgcaactttatatagttgaaaaaatagcaaaattcactaatagtttgtggatttacagtcaattaacgtctcaaaaaaatatattatgaaatgcaaatcagtaaaaagtaattaaaagttccaaaaatccTTTCAAAACTactagaaaatttgaaagaaaaatatctagatattttggtggaaattttttaaatagataataataattgttagttaaaaaggttttgtcaagatcttagtcattcattttatatgtctccaattataagatgattttatcttcattttaatgctattatctttattagagttattttatataataatataagtaacttatagaattttattttctaaatataatattttaaaaaatataattttgtttgccgtgcatcgcacgcGAGTAATACTAGTTATATATAGAAAAAGAGA
This window encodes:
- the LOC130997005 gene encoding 60S ribosomal protein L38-like — translated: MPKQIHEIKDFLLTARRKDARSVKIKRSKEVVKFKVRCSKYLYTLCVFDPEKADKLKQSLPPGLSVQDL
- the LOC130995833 gene encoding probable plastidic glucose transporter 1, whose protein sequence is MLGASPSPLLFTPRCHPIIPLYPSSNKFKNPFSISFSRSFSNKNFKITPAKKDPAPDLGPHSNKILDDENGGEEVDFGWLPAFPHVLTASMSNFLFGYHIGVMNGPIVSIAKELGFEANSFLEGLVVSIFIGGAFIGSISCGYLVDKLGYCRTFQLVTIPLVLGAIVSAQAHSLEEILFGRFLVGLGIGVNTVLVPIYISEVAPTNFRGLLGTFSQIGTCLGIIVSLFLAIPSENDPHWWRIILYVASVPGIALALGMQFAVDSPCWLCKAGRVDDAKEVIRNLWGASKVDRAIEEIQSVIRCDGADLDSSWLDLIEEPHFRVASIGGALFILQQFAGINGVLYFSSLTFQDAGISSSALASLFVGLTNFAGAICASYLMDKQGRQVLLIGSYLGMAMSMFVTAGATSFPVDSEISSNLSILGTIMYIFCFAIGAGPVTGLIIPELSSSRTRGKIMGFSFSVHWVFNFLVGLFFLELVEKFGLGPVYAGFGGVSLLAASFAYYFIVETKGRSLEEIEMSLRNKW